From one Marmota flaviventris isolate mMarFla1 chromosome 1, mMarFla1.hap1, whole genome shotgun sequence genomic stretch:
- the LOC139705189 gene encoding olfactory receptor 10H1, translating into MQRANRSAVSEFILIGFSTFPHLQLMFFLLFLLMYLFTLLGNLLIMATIWGERSLHTPMYLFLCALSISEILYTLAIIPRMLADLLSTHHSITFVACGNQMFFSFTFGFTHSFLLTIMGYDRYVAICHPLRYNVLMSPRACACLVAWSWAGGSVMGLVVTMAIFHLTFCGPNEVHHFACHVPPLLKLACGEDVPVVAKGVGLVCITALLGCFLLILLSYAFIVAAILRISSAEGRHKAFSTCASHLTVVIVHYGFASVIYLKPKGPQSLEGDTLMGITYTVLTPFLSPIIFSLRNKELKVTMKKTLLSKLYPEKI; encoded by the coding sequence ATGCAGAGAGCCAATCGCTCAGCTGTGTCGGAGTTCATCCTCATCGGCTTCTCCAccttcccccacctccagctgatgttcttcctgctcttcctgctcATGTACCTCTTCACACTGCTGGGCAACCTGCTCATCATGGCCACCATCTGGGGCGAGCGCagcctccacacccccatgtacctCTTCCTGTGCGCCCTCTCCATCTCCGAGATCCTCTACACCTTGGCCATCATCCCACGCATGCTGGCTGACCTGCTCTCCACCCACCACTCCATCACCTTTGTCGCCTGCGGCAACCAGATGTTCTTCTCCTTCACATTTGGCTTCACCCACTCCTTCCTGCTCACCATCATGggctatgaccgctatgtggccatctgccacccgCTGCGCTACAACGTGCTCATGAGCCCCCGTGCCTGTGCCTGCCTGGTGGCCTGGTCCTGGGCGGGTGGCTCTGTCATGGGGCTGGTGGTGACAATGGCCATTTTCCATCTCACCTTCTGTGGACCCAACGAGGTCCACCACTTTGCTTGCCACGTCCCACCCCTGTTGAAGCTGGCCTGTGGGGAGGATGTCCCAGTGGTGGCCAAAGGTGTGGGCCTGGTGTGCATCACGGCCCTGCTGGGCtgcttcctcctcatcctcctctcctATGCCTTCATTGTGGCCGCCATCTTGAGGATCTCATCAGCAGAGGGACGGCacaaggccttctccacctgtgcttCCCACCTCACAGTGGTGATCGTGCACTACGGCTTTGCCTCTGTCATCTACCTCAAGCCCAAGGGACCGCAGTCCCTGGAAGGGGACACCTTGATGGGCATCACCTACACGGTCCTCACGCCCTTCCTCAGCCCCATCATCTTCAGCCTCAGGAACAAGGAGCTGAAGGTCACCATGAAGAAGACCTTGCTCAGCAAACTCTACCCAGAAAAAATATGA